The sequence TCACAGAGAAGTTCCTTAACCTCTGTGCCTCATTCCCTGCGTCTTACAATGAGAGGTTATTTGTTCCTAATCAGAGATGAGCCTCAGGTTGAATGAGAGAACGCAGGTGAACTCTAAGCATGTTCCTGGCGCATGACACACACTGATTCTGACGGACTTCTTGGGCTCTGGGGCCTCGAGTCTGTCGCGGGAGGGGCGGCTGAGAACCGGCTCTGCTTTCTCCCTCAGCTGAGTCGCGGGGACAGCCTCAAGGAGCCGACCTCCATCGCAGAGAGCAGCCGCCATCCCAGCTACCGCTCGGAGCCAAGCCTGGAGCCCGAGAGCTTCCGTTCGCCCACCTTCGGCAAAGGCTACCCCTTTGACCCACTGTCCAGCGGCTCGCGCTCCTCCAGCCTCAAGTCTGCCCAGGGCACGGGCTTTGAGCTGGGCCAGCTGCAGTCCATCCGCTCTGAGGGCACAACCTCCACCTCCTATAAGAGCCTGGCCAACCAGACACGAAACGGGAGCCTGTCCTATGACAGCCTGCTCACACCCTCCGACAGCCCCGATTTCGAGTCCGTGCAGGCGGGCCCGGAGCCAGAGCCGCCTCTGGGCTACACGTCTCCCTTCCTGTCGGCCCGGCTGGCCCAGCAGCGGGAGGCTGAGCGGCACCCCCGCCTGGTGCCCAGCGGCCCAGCGCCCCGCGAGCCCTCGCCTGTCCGCTACGACAACCTGTCGCGCCACATCGTGGCCTCGCTGCAGGAGCGCGAGAAGCTGCTGCGCCAGTCGCCGCCGCCCGGCCGCGAGGAGGAGCCGGGCCTGGGGGACTCGGGCGTCCAGTGCACGCCCGGCTCAGGCCACGCGCCGCGCACCAGCTCCTCCTCCGACGACTCCAAGCGCTCGCCCCTGGGCAAGGCGCCGCTGGCACGGCCAGCAGCCCCCCGGTTCGGCAAGCCGGATGGGCCGAGGGGCCGGGGCCTCGCGTCCCCTGAACCAGGCCCGCCTGCCCCCTACCTGGGCCGCTCCGTGTCTTACAGCAGCCAGAAAGCCCCCCCCGGGGTCCCCGAGACAGAGGAAGTGGCCCTGCAGCCGTTACTGACGCCCAAGTAAGTGTCCACGTCCTGCCTGCAGGAGGCCTCAGGGCGCCCGGTGCCTTCCAGCGCACGGACCCGGCTCGCCCTGCCCGGCGAGAGCCCGGCCTTGTCCCtcgtcctctgcctgccttcctgGGCCTCACCTGTTGAGACTGAGGAGAGGGCGTTTCCCTTAGTCTTGTCCACCTAAAAAGCAGTTTGTTTGCCTGGGAGGAACTGAACAGTGTGGCTGCTACTGGAGAGAAGCAATAAATACGGGAAAGAGGGAAGCAGGCTGCTTGTCAACGGGACAGCAAGATGAAAGGGGGTGTTTGAATAAGAAAGGCGCGTGTAGAGGGGACGTTTTCTCTCAGCCTGTTTTAAAGTGCGTCCCTTGGCTGTGTCGTGTCCCACGCtgacccctctctcctttccttcccagaGATGAAGTACAGCTCAAGACCGCCTACAGCAAATCCAACGGACAGCCCAAGAGCATAGGCTCAGCCGCCCCCGGCCAGGGCCAGCTGCCTCTCAGCAGCCCTACGAGGGGCGGCGTCAAGAAggtgtcgggggtggggggcaccacCTACGAGATCTCCGTGTGAGCCGGGCTGCCTCTGCGTCTGCACCAAAGGGCCCCCgggccaccccctcctccaggggcctccCCTGCACGGACGTGTAAGCCGCCGTTTCCGAGAAGAGGAGGGGTGTTTCATAGAGTGCAGGGGGGCTGGGGCCCCAAGACGGGTCGCATCCCCCCTCCACCTTTCAAGACCCTGCCCCCCTCACCCCCTGGaccagactcagtggacatttgTGCAATTGCTCGCCCTGGAGGGAAACAGATCATTTTTAaaccagaaataattttttttattattgttacggattctatttttttcctcttctgcgTTACcaggtgtgtgtgtacatatatatatatatatatatatatatatatattataaatatcaaagaaattatatatctatcctgggatgggaagatgagGGAGGGAGATGAGTGAGGGGGCCCTTACTCTTCCTGCCCCTCAGACCAGCAGGAGGAGAGCAGACGCCACTGAAGTCTCCCTCTTCCCTGTGGTTCCTGCTCTGGGTCCCAGTTACCATCTAGGGACACAGCACCCCGAGCTGTTGGTGCTGCGTGGTCAGGAAAGACAGCTGGGGAGAGTCGGGGTGGGGTCTGTCAGAGGAGGGCTTGGAGAGGAGAGTTGTTTTCCAGGCTCAGCGGCACTTAGTCTCCCCTGGGGAGGGCGCCTCAGCCCTGTgactggtgggggggggggggcagtcagGAGAAGGGCTTGGCAGAGCTCCAGCAACAATATTGGGGTGACCCCCCTTCTTGGGGGAGAGGGAGCAGAGCGGGCCTCTCCAACGGGCCCCTCAAAGCCCTCCACCCCCGTTCACACggttaacattatttttaaacccAAGGCCGGGAAAGAAGAATCCAAAAAGCAATATTTCTCATCACATGCCAAAAACGGGATTAAGAGAAGGAGCAGCAGGCTGAGGCCCCTCCAGCTGTCCCTTGGGAGTCCCCCTCTGCCCACCTCAGTATGGTGCTGGGTAGATGGGATACCTACGTTCTCACCTTCAAAAATAGGGGCAACCCCAGCCTCTAGACAGAggcccttttattttttattctgattAGCCATTTTAAACCaacaaggaataaaaagaaatcctGATCTAACCAGCCCCCCTGACTTGTGTTATTTTGTGTGCTAAAGGCAGGGTGACTGATCTCTGATGGGAAGCTACAAGGATGACCTCGTACGTGTCTCTGATCCGGGCCCATCCGTAAGCAGAACTATGGGGAAAGAGAACCACTTGAGACAAAAGAGATCGTGTTTTTACTTAAGTGATTTCTTGTAACGACCAAAACTCTTTTCATTTCAGAGTCTAGAGAGCTCTTGACTTTTGCCTACAATCCCTTAACACAATTTCCTCTGGATAGTAAAACTCCTTTTGGACGCAGCCAGAGGTGAGCCAGTGGATGATCACGGCGTGAAAGGGACGTAGGGGGCAGTGTGACATCTCATGCCACCTCTTCTGTTGAAAGCAAAAGGCTGTGTCCTCATTTAAACAGGCACCCTTAGACCCTCATCTCAGAAAGCTGGCCAGAGCCCTTTATTTTCCTGTCTGCAAGTGAAGTCTAAACCCTCACTGAAACCCTAGGTTAATGCGAATGGAATGAGTGGTTTTCCGTCTGCTGGTCTAGATCAACCCTGGCTCACACCAACAGACTTCAGCCATGTCACACTGGGCGGAGGTCAAGCTGCCGTCAGCTGGGTTTTCTCGCGGTTTCTGGACCTGCCTGCTGCAGGAGTTACTTCAGTTGTGCTGGTTccgttcagccgctcagtcgttcctgactctgcaaccccttgaactgcagcatgccacacttGCTGTCCCCTCTACCCcagcatttgctcaaactcatatccaccatgccatccaaccctctcaccctctgccagtcccttctcttgccctcaatctttcccagcatcagcatcttttccactgagtcggcTACTTcaggctgcctttttttttttttttgctgtcttaGAAGCTTAGATAGGCAGTCACATCAGCCAATAATTTCACTGTCTTAAGGAGTGAGGAAGATCAAAAGTAGTTCTTATTATAAAGAGAACCATTTACCTTTCCTtgccagaaatttattttttttaaaaaaccacagcGTTGACCAAGTAGCAATCTTGCTGAAATTCACTTCTGACCGTGGGTGGGTGCTTTCTCCTTCGGCTACCGAGTTTCCACACGAAACTGACCTAGGACACAGCTGGGCCGTAAGCGGGAAGGTCATCCAGGCAATGGCTGGCAACCTTAGGGGCACGGCGCTAACGTGCCTGGGGCAGAAAGGTACCCGCTTCTGGACcctcctccccggctgccccgcCTGCTGAGGAGACAGCGTCACGCAAGGTCCGAGCCCCCTCAGACCTCAGCACGCCTTGGCTTACGCCCTGACTCCCACGGAAAGGCACTTACCTCCTCAAAGGCAGCCACACTTCAGCCAGTTTGATAAATGCAATTTTAAGAGAACAAAAATCCTAACAAACCAGACCAAGTCCTACATCAGACAAACTGCACACAAGAGGTGAACAGAAAGCTTCCTGGAAAGGGAAGAGGTGTCCGTGAGGAAGGGAGCCAGGCAGAGGCCGCCGGGAGCCCAGCCCGTCTCCCTTTCGGCTCCTCCGGCGGAGTGGCTTCTGCCTGGGCGCCCAGGCGCTGACCCGGGCCGGCTCCggcccagcagggaagtcctagcaGGGTCCGCCGGCCCCTTAgcggaggctgctgctgctgctggcctgaGAGCTGCCCATCCCGGGGTGCTCCGGGCTGTGTCGGTTCTGGAAGGAAAGGagggcagaggaagaggaggCGGCTCTCCCGAGGGCCCGGGCGAGACAGGGACTCACGGGCTGCCTGCACGGGCTGCCGCCataccttcttcttcttcttctccttcttcttcctcttcctctcagggtcctcttcctttttctttttcttcttcttgtgaTCTGAATCAGACGGCGTCTCTGTGGGAGATACGAGGTGCCCGTCACAGGTCGGGCCCCAAATTCTGCTCCGCCAGAACTCGGATGCAAGGATAACCCCTAGTCGGGGGCCACCGCTTCTGTGCACGTGACCAGGACAGTTCAGAGGCACCACTGAAACCCTGGCCCGAGTTCCCACCTGCCCAGGGGGGCCGCTTATGTCAGCTGCTTCTCTAAGGAGAAGCGGGGAATCCAGGGCTCGTGATGAACTTAACTGAGCTTTTAACTCAGGAAGGTCAAACCAGATTCAGAGCGCACGGCTTCCTGGTTCGGAAAAGAACGGCTTCTTACCTGGAGGGACGGGGTCCTGGGTGCGGCTCTGTTTGTGCTTCTGCTTATTCTTCTTCTTGGGCGGCTGAATATGCATCAGGCGGCACTGCTCCGGCAACTGAAGGAGCGAGGGAAGGGCTGGGTGAGCAGAGGGCGGAAACCCCCCTTCCCATCACCTGCTCTGCTCCCATCATCTGCTCTCCGCAGTACGTTAGAGAGGGACAGACCCAGGAGGAACACCACTGCAAAGGCTTCGGGCTGCCCCCcttgccccctcctccccaggaggGCACGCACCGGGCCGGTGTGCAGGCGGAAGCCAGCCAGCATGGTCCCTGTGATGGGATTGAAAGAGCCCCCGAGGATGGGGGGCTTCTCGATGAGGGAGCGCAGGCTGCTGTTGTCATGGGAACCAGGCAGATCAATCATGCCCGGCAGGTCGGGCAAGAAGTTGCTCagcttctccttcactttcttcccACAGAATTTATTATAGGCGTGCTCCAGGCTGTAGTGTGTGATCAGGTTGGTGCTGCCCGTCAGCTCGGTGCTGCCTGGAGGAacggagaagaggaggaaggaggagagttaGTTCCCAGAGCTGCTGTGGAGCCgatcagtcgcgtctgactctgcgacccctggccttcactgtctcccggagtttgctcaaattaatgccCACtcagtcgctgatgccatccaaccacctcatcctctgtcgccttcttctcctgccctcaatctttcccagcatcagggtcttttccaagaatacagaatttttttttaaattcactgaCCTAGAAGGGAAAGTAAAAGACCATATTTTAACCTAAATAAGGAATCTTTTAAGTTAGAATTACCaaaaatgaagttatttttgAGTAAGAAATAACAAGAGTAAATAATAACATACAACAGACACTAAAAATTCTGTACTATAGAATGGAAAGTTggaatgaggagaaaaaaaacaggcaaaaatccAAATAGGGCAGCGGTGGAAACCGCTTTAACCCAATGAAGCAGACACTCAGTCTAACCAGAGTAATAACGTATACAGTGCTTATAATCTGTGCTAAACATTGCTCTGTGTTTCATCAATATGCTAACGAGAAATTATACTTTTGGCTGTGACCAGAATAATATAACCTCACAGCTCGGCTACAGCCAAGCTTAAGGCCGACTATAACCCAGGGGTGTGAGTGTAttgcttccttttttaaactAGCAAGAAACTCGTCACCTTTacagagaaaaacagatttttccaGCTACTGCTGGTAACTTTCGTTACCACCACCTTCACTTTTACTCTTCTTATAATACCAAATATGATAGCTCTGCCTAGAAGAAAGAAACGTCTGATTAGAAGTTGGGCAACTAAAATGGTAATCCCTCATGTGCCTGTTTCTGCTTATCTATGGAATGCAGTAAAAGCTATCATAattacacttaattttttttcaaggttcAAATAAAACATATTGAAAAGTATAAAGTATGTAGGTGGAAGGCATCACCAGTATAAACATTTCATGGCTGACTTTCTTCAAAGAACTGCTGCTGtcgctgttcagtcactaggtcgcgtctgactctttttgagaccccatggaccacagcacgccaggcttcttccctgtccttcactgtctcctggagtttgctcagactcacatccaccgagtcagtgacgccgtccagccacctcatcctctgccggccTCTCTtccttgtgccttcaatcttcccctagcgtcagggtcttttccagtgagctggctcttcgtatcaggtggatgcgtactggagcttcagtattagtaaagcttcagcttcagcatcagcccttccaatgaacattcaggactcatttccttcaggatggactggtttgatctccttgcagtccaagggactctcaagagtcttctccaacaccacagttcaaaagcatcaattctttggtgctcagccttctttacgtccaactcacatccacatataactactggaaaaaccacagctttgactagacagacctttgtcagcaaagtgatgtctctgctttttggtaCGTTGCCTAGGTTTGCAGtagctgtccttccaaggagcaatcgccttttaatttcatggctgcagtcaccatctgcagtgattttgg comes from Dama dama isolate Ldn47 chromosome 1, ASM3311817v1, whole genome shotgun sequence and encodes:
- the MED19 gene encoding mediator of RNA polymerase II transcription subunit 19; protein product: MRIIDARHRDGAGAEGTMENFTALFGAQADPPPPPAALGFGPGKPPPPPPPPPGGGPGPAPPPTAASAPPGSDKSAAGCGPFYLMRELPGSTELTGSTNLITHYSLEHAYNKFCGKKVKEKLSNFLPDLPGMIDLPGSHDNSSLRSLIEKPPILGGSFNPITGTMLAGFRLHTGPLPEQCRLMHIQPPKKKNKQKHKQSRTQDPVPPETPSDSDHKKKKKKKEEDPERKRKKKEKKKKKNRHSPEHPGMGSSQASSSSSLR